The region CGGCAACTGCGTGAAGTGCTGCTCATAGTTGGCGGTGATACCTCGTACACGTGCCGACGAGACATTGGCAAAGCTTACGAGCTTGATGGGGCCCGAATACCCCGGAAGATACGGCGAGCTGAAGACGGTGGATGACTGGCCCACGACGTAGTCGGTCATCGACTTGTCGAACGCGCCGAGCGAAATGATCCCGCCATGCGGCAAATACTTCTCGAACTGAATATCGAAGTTCTGTGAAGTGGTCGGCTTGAGGTTCGGGTTGCCGGTGGTCACGGTTCCCGTTCCCGCATCGGCCAAGACCGACGCACTGCTCTGGGCAAAGCCCGGACGCGCGATCGTACTCGAATAGATCGCGCGACCCACCAGCGTCGGCGTGAAGTCGTAGCGCAACTGCACGGACGGAAACAGGTTGAAGTAGTTGTTCGCTGTCTGGTTTGGCGTGACGGAGCTGCCGTTGATCAGATTGCCGCTGAACGTATCCTGCGTCCATTCGCCGCGCAGACCCGCGAGCACGCCCAGGCGGCCCCAGCCGAACTGATACTGGCCATACATGCTGTAGATGTTCTCGTTGATCGCCGAGAACGCGGCGGCGTCCTTCAACGGGTTACCCGTTACGTTGCCGTTGGCCGCAGCGGCGCCGTAGAGGCCGCTCATGACGCCATCGCTGATGGACGGCCCGATGTTGTACATGCCGTTGTAGAAGACGTTCGGCGCGCCGAACACCGCCTGCGACAGCGGGATTCCCGCGGCCGGCGAGTACGTGTGGGTGCTCTGCGCGCTGGCGAAGGTCATTCGGCGCAGGCCAGCACCGAACTTGAACTGTTCGTCTTCGGCACTCGTGAAGTGAGCCGGCAGCGTGTAGTTGACGTTGGCCGACCACTCATTGGTCTTGACATACTGCGACGAGTTGACGATCTGGCCCAGCGTGTAGCCGGCGGGATCAGACGGGTTCGGACCGGACACGATCGATTGCGTCGCGTAGTCAAAGCCGGGGTAATACGTCACCGTGGCCGGGGCGCCGTTGTTGAACGTCGAATTCAGGTCGTACGGTTTGTCGTAGGTGCCACTGGTGAAGCCGGCGCGATAATCGATCTTGCCGGGCCCGATCCTGTTTTCGCCGCCCAGCGCAAAAAGTTGCGTTCGCAGCGTCTCCTTCTCGTCGCGCAATCCCTTCGCATAGGTCGCCGTATCCGTGAGCGTGCCGTTCGCATTCTGGACCGGATTGCCAGTGAAGTTGGTCTGGAGGTCTTGCCGGTTCACGTTCTCCGTATAGCCGAAGTTGTAGTAGCGGAAGTACCACTTGTTGTCGGCGTTAGGCTGAAAGTCCAGTTCGCCGCCGTAGCCAAGGCGCTTGCGATGATAGTTGTAGAAACGCGGGTCGGTTTGCGCGTACGCCTTGTTCGGTACGCCAGCAGCATCGACATAAGCGTTTTCTTCGTCGTCGACGCCGCGGTGGTCCTGGTTGTAGGCAAAGGTACCGATGAAGGTGAACGGCGCGTCGGAATATGACGTGATGCCGGAACCGAGACCGGCAATGCCATGCGCGCCGAAGCGCGCACCCGCTGTCACCTCGACGTCCTGAGTTGTGCTACCGCGCAGCGTCTCGACACCTGAACCGAGCTTGGCGTCCAAAAACGGCTTGCCCGAAGGGGGCAACGTGCGAGGCGAAATGTCGATCGTGCCGCCGAGCGCATCGGCATCCTGTTCGGGCGTGTTGGTGTCGGTCACGACGATCTTCCCGATCATGCCGGCCGGAATCGTATCGAGCGCGACCGCACGCCCCCCGTTCTGGGCCGAAGCCGGGTTGGTCGGCGGCAAATGGATGCCGCCGAAGGTGGTGCTGTTCAGGTTGGTGTCGAGGCCGCGGATGTTGACATAGCGGCCTTCGCCGGAGTCCGTCTCGAGCGACACGCCCGGCATGCGCGCAACGGCTTCAGCGGCGCTCACGTCGGGGGCCTTGCGGATGTCGTCGGCGGTCCGGATGGTCACCATGTTCGGAGCGCTCTGCTGAGTCGCGCGTGCGACGACATTTGCGGTGCGCTGCGACGCGACGGTCACGTGGTCGAGCGAGACAACGGGTGCGTCCACGATGACGTCGTCGTTTGTGGTGTTGTCCGCGCGCGCCACCACAGTCCGTTCGACCGCGGATGAGCGGGTAGGCGTGATGACCAGTGTGTATTGGCCCGCTGGAAGCCGGGTGAAGCGAAAAGCGCCGTCAGACGAGGTGATGGTGCTCGTTCCCGTCTCGCGAATCTGAATTTTAGCGCCAGCAAGCGGACGCTTGTCCGAACTCGACAACACGTGACCCTGCAATGTCGCCATATCCGCTGCATGTGCGACGGTCATAATTGTGCTACTCATCAATCCCACCAACAACCCTGCCATATGCCTGTGCGGCATGTTGATTCTCCATCAATCGTTGCAAACATCCCGACTGGTAACCCACGTTCGTAGTGTCAGGACCGTGAAAATTTCGGTACCTTATCGAAAATTGCGCCGTGTAAACAACTAGATAGGATGACTAAAAATGGTCCAAGCCGCCTAACTAGCGCAGGTACTCATCGACGTTGATCTGATCGACATCATGAATCGCATGTCCGACGCGCTCACCTTCGACGCGGGAGACGTTTTACGGAACCACTGTGACGCTAGCGTGTCATCATGGCGATAAGGATAGAAATGTAGTCGTCATGTGACGACATTTTATTGCGCTGATGCGCACTCTGTTTGCAGGCGTCAAATCCCCGAGAAACGGTGACTGGATGTCGTTTGGATGTGACTTCAGCATGAAATATGCATAATAGTGTACGATTGATATCGTCAGATGACGATCACTGATTGGGCTGACGAATGGTAGCCGGGGTTCGACGAAAGCTTAGGCGCCGCCGTGTTCCTATCGCGCATATGCTGGCGAGAGGAAGGTGCGGATATGCATTGGTAGCGTGGGTCACACGTCATCTCAGTCGCGCTGAGATGACGAATCCGATGGAAGATGACGAACTCGTAATCGTCGCTTAACAGTCACGACACCGGTGCAAGCGAGAATGGGCGTGTTCCGTTCGAAATGCGATGCATTGGGAAACACTTCAATAGGTAGACATAGACATGATGTTCGTTCGTCGGCAATTTCCCTTGGCAACTGCACTAGCGCTTTGCCTGTCTATCTCGCTCGGAGCGTATGGTGAGACCGGCGTCACATCGAGCGTCGCAACTGCCTCGGTACCGCGGCCCCGGGATGGAGTGCAGACGGCTACCCCGATCAAACATCTTGTCGTGATATTTGGCGAGAACGTTTCGTTCGATCACTACTTTGGAACATATCCGAATGCGCTGAACCCGGCCGGTGAGCCGACCTTCAGCGCATTGCCCAATACGCGACGGATCAACGGGCTACTGGACGGGCTACTCAGGTCCAATCCGAATTCGACGAACGCCGCCAACGGCTCCGACGCCGCAGATCCATTCCGTCTCGATCGCTCGCAGGCGCTTACGGCTTCACAAGATCACGCCTACAAGCCGGAGCAATTGGCATTCGATAATGGCGCGATGGACCTGTTTCCGAAATACACCGGCCGCACCTCGGCAACAGGCGGCTCGAGTGCCTTGTACACAAAGGGGCTCGTGATGGGGTATTACGACGGCAACACCGTTACCGCGCTGTGGAACTATGCGCAACATTTCGCGCTAAACGACAACTCGTTCGACACGACGTTTGGCCCATCCACGCCTGGCGCGCTGAACCTGATCTCCGGGCAGACGAATGGGGCGACGGTGGCGACCACCATGAATACGAACAATCGGAACCTCGTCAGCGACGGCGCCGACGGCCTGACAGTCGTCGGTGACCTCGATCCGACGGGCGATGTCTGCTCCAAGGGCACGACAATCAGTATGCAGGGGAAGAATGTCGGCGACCTGCTGAACGCGAAGAATATTTCGTGGGGCTGGTTTGAAGGTGGCTTTGACCTCAGCGCGAGGAATGCGAACGGAACGACAGGCTGCGCGCGTAGCTCACATTCGCCGGTGGTGCAGGGCTATAAGGTTGACTACGTGCCGCACCATCAGCCGTTCCAGTATTACGCGTCCACCGCTAATCCGAAGCACGAGCGTCCCGCGTCCGTTGCGGCAATCGGCACCAGTAGCGACGGCGGCGCAAACCATCAATACGACATCGACGACTTCTACGCGGCGGTGAGCGCGGGGAATTTTCCTGCCGTCAGTTTTCTTAAGGCGCCGGCGTACCAGGATGCACACGCGGGCAATTCGGACCCGCTCGATGAGCAGGCGTTCGTGACGAAGGTAATCAACTTTCTCCAGCAACAGGACGACTGGAAGAGCACGGCGGTCGTGCTCGCCTACGACGATTCGGACGGCTGGTATGACCATGTATCTCACGTCGTCAACGGATCGACAAGCACGCAGGACGCCCTCAACGGTCCGAATACTTGCGGCCGAGGCACACCGCTCGATGGGCTAACAGGTGTACCGGTGCAGGGCCGCTGCGGGTATGGTCCGCGTCTCCCGCTGCTTGTGGTCTCGCCGTACGCGAAGGCAAACTATATCGATCATACGCTGACCGACCAAACTTCCGTTCTTCGCTTCATCGAAGACAACTGGCTGAACGGGGCGCGCGTTGGGCAAGGTTCATTCGATGTCATGGCCGGCGCAATCAATAACATGTTCGACTTCGGCTCGCCTCAGAACTCCAAGTTGTTTCTTGACACAGTGACCGGCCAGCCACTGCGCTAGTCGATGGGTGTGTCGATGGCGGTTACAACGAAGCTCGCCGTAGCGTCGCCATCCCAGCGTGTTGCATGATGTCTACGAGGACACTCTCGATTCGGCAACGCGAGCCGCCACCTGACGATTGTGCGCGCCACGCTCGACCAGGCGTTCCTTCACTCTGAGTTGCGTGGCGTCGATGTGCGGGTTGCGTGGGCGCAGTTTTATCTCTCCATTTATCACGAGACTTAGCAGCACTATGAAAGTCTTGCGAAAACACCGGGGAAAGCGCGCTTGCAAAAGAAGTTGACGCGGGCGTCAGGCATTCGACCAACGCGTGTCTTTCCCGACGATGCCCGACAGCAAGATCGTCACGCCTGCGGCAAGTTGGCTGCGCCCTCAAAACGCTTAGCCACGGCTGATCCAACTCACATTTGTTGATTAGGATGGGAAACTAATGCTGCGCATCGTCGTGAGCGGAAAAGCTATCGACGACTAAAGCCAGGGAAAGCGCGATTTCTTTCTGCGCGTTGCTGTGGTGCTCGACTCCGCACGAGTGAAGGCGTGCCCGGTGGCGAGTTTAGAGATGAAGGTAGAGAGGAAGTACATGAATGGAGGGTTCCGGTTTAAATATCTGGCCTATGTGAGAAGCGGCCTGTCGGTAAGTCACTTCATCGTGCAGTAAGCAGGGCCACTCGAAACGGCGGGCACCACGGTTTCCGTGAAGCCCAGTTCCACAAAGTCGAATTGTCCTTTGCGGATGCGGTGCGCCGGCTCGGCGCCGGCAATGACCACTGTCGCGTTGCTGAACCGTTTGAAGCCGAACATGACAGACTGGCGGGTTGACAAAGACATGGGCAAAGAACCGGAAGCGGGTTGATCGACAGACCCGCAGACACCGCCGGTTGACGTGCATGCGGCCGTCAGCAGTCAAAGATGGGGCTCGCTTCGCGACAGCCTGAGACGGACTTGGCTATGCCGGGTGGCAGGCGGGGCTGCTTTTCACGCCCTGGCGATGTACTCTATCAAATCATAAGTCGTCATGTGAAGATATATTTGTTAAATGATAGGCACGGGGGAGTCATGAAGGCGACGCCCAGGCATGTTGCGGAACCCGGTCGCGGGCCGGGGAAGCTCGGGCCCCGGTCAAGCGGCCGGTGAAAGAGGCGCCGCAGGGCGTGCCGAGCGTCAAGCACGCGTGCTGGCCAAGGCTGCCGAGTATTTCGTGGAGCACTGGCTGAACGCACAAACCCGCGCGATTGTGGATGTGTGCGGTGTCTCGCGACGCTTGCTGTATAGCCTGTTCGCCAGCAAGGCCGCTTTGATCGACGTGGTTTATCGGCACGAGATCGTCGGGACCTTCAAGGTAATGTGGTTTGTTCAATTGAAAGGCCGCAGTGTGCCGATTGAAGGTAGGCTCAATACGTTTTGTCGCGAGTATTACGTCACCTTGCTGACGCGGCGTTGGCTGAGGCTGTTTCTCTATTCCTCGCTTGAAGACATGAAGATGGCGCCGACCTATGCCAACGCTGTTGTGACGCATGCGCTTGAGATCATCGTCTTGGAGGCGGCGTACGAATTGGGCCGCAGCGCGCCCTCCGATCCGGCGCACCTGACAGAGTTGGGCTGGCTGCTGCACGGGGCGGTGTCGCACCTCGCGATTCGCCACCGTATCTACTCGAACGACAATACGATGCCTTCCGGTGCCGTGATTGCGATGCACGTTCGTGCCTTTCTGACTGGCATGGGGCGTGCAACGGTACTTGCTGCGCCGCGGTCTGTTTGTGAGGTAATCAATGATTGAAGCTGATTTGGTCGACAAGATGGTGGCGTGGCGTCGTGCACTGCATGCGCACCCCGAGACCGCATTCGAAGAAGTCTCGACGGCGCGGCTGGTGGCATCGGCGCTGCGCGACTACGGTTTTGAAGTGACCGAGGGCGTCGGCAAAACCGGTGTGGTCGGTACGCTGCGAAGGGGGAGCGGTCCTGCGCTCGGATTGCGTGCGGATATGGATGCGCTGCCGATGGTGGAGTACAACGAATTCGAGCACCGTTCGCAACACAGCGGAAAAATGCATGCGTGTGGTCACGACGGCCACACCGCGATGCTGCTGGGCGCCGCCGCTTCGTTAAGCCGCGATACCGGTTGGCACGGTACGGCTCGCGCGACCGTCGGCGCGGCGAAGGTGACGTTAGGCTGTAAGCCGTCGATGGCCCCGGAAGACTTCGCGTTCATGGCGCAGGCCAAGCCGGGTGCGTATGTATGGATGAGGGTCGACGGGCCCGAGCCTGGCGCTCCGCTTCACAACCCGCACTACGACTTCAACGACGACGCATTGGCTACCGGTGCGTCGTATTGGGTGAACGTCGTGAAGGCGTTTGGCGCTGCGCGCGTGTGAACCCTCGAGACTGTCCTGTGCGGCTGCGTGGTCTGTAAGGGCTGCGCGGCGCCGAGCCCTTACGACACTATGACTTTCCGTGAGGCGGAGACTGGCCCGCCTGCTGCGACGCGGTTTCGATCGTCACTTCGCCGTGCAGCAGGAACGTTGCCAATTCCGGCGCGCCCGGTTGAGCATCGGTCACCAGGGTCCAGTCGCGCTCGAGTGGTGTCCAGTGCTGCTGGCTCGCGCGATCCAGTTTGTGCGACGTCACCAGCACGAAAACGCTGGCCGCCTGCCTGATGATGCATTCCTTCAGATAGGCCTGCTCGGCGGTCGCCTCGCAGAGCCCACGGCCGGCGACTACACCGTCCGCGCCAAGGAACGCCTTGTCGACGGACAGGCGGTTTAACGCGATCTGCGCGAGCGGCCCGAGTGTGCTCATGCTCGAGGGCCGTAGATCGCCGCCGATCAACGTGACCGGGACCTCGCTCGATGCAAGCAGGCCGATTGCCAGCAGGTTGTTAGTGACCACGCGAATATCGCGGCGGCCGGCCAGCAGCCGGGCCAATGCAGCGGTGGTGGTGCCGCCGTCGAGAAAGATGGTATCGCCGTCCTGGACGTGGCTCACCGCCACCTGCGCGATCGCATCCTTCTGCTCGCGGAAGCTTTCGCGCCGCAGATCGAGCGACTCCTCGGGTTCGTGAATCCCCACCGAGGCGGCCGCGCCCCCGTACGTGCGCACGACGAGCCGTTCGTCGGCGAGCGCGCGCAGGTCGCGACGCACGGTTGCTTCGGACATGCCGAAATGCTCGCAAAGGGCGCCTACGTCGTTCATGCCGGACAGGACGGCCTTCAGCATCGCCTCGCGGCGGTTCGTAACTTTCATGGTGATAGAGGGTAACGGGTCGTCCGAATGGTGCGCGCAATGGAGAGGAAAGGCGTCAACGGGCGTAAGTGTAATCAAACCAGTTGCCAGGGCAACGCCGGGGTGGGGCGCGCCGCACCCGCGGCGTCGTCACGGTACGCAAGTGTTTTAGCCTATTTTGATCGATTCGATCAATTTTGGCTCGCATCCCGCCTGGAACGCCGTATTGCGGCGAATCTATTAACCCCACGACTGACTGGTGATTGGATTGCACATAGTCGTTTCGTCACGTACACTCAGAATGATCGAATAAGTCAATTTTATGATTGCATCGATCATTTGCAAACAGGAGACAATGATGGCCCAACTTCCTATCAAGCGCGCGATCGAACGCGTCCCGGGCGGGATGATGATCGTCCCGCTACTGTTCGGCGCACTGATCGCCACCTTCTTGCCGAACATGCCGAAGTTCTTCGGCTCGTTCACGAATGCGCTGTTTACCGGTGCATTGCCGATCCTCGCCGTGTTCTATGTGTGCATGGGTTCGTCGATCGATGTGAAAGCAACGCCTTATCTGCTCAAGAAGGGCGGGGCGCTATTCGCGGCCAAGGTTGGGTCGGCGATTCTGGTGGGTGTCGTGCTGGGCCACTTCCTGGGTGAGCAGCCGGTTTCGTCCGGGCTGTTCGCGGGAATGTCGACGCTAGCGGTGGTCGCCGCGATGAACGACACGAACGGCGGCCTGTACATGGCGTTGATGGGTCAATATGGCAAGTCTGAAGACGTCGGCGCTTACACGATCATGTCGCTCGAATCCGGCCCGTTCCTTACGATGGTCACGCTCGGCGTGGCCGGGCTGTCGGCGTTTCCGTGGCAGACGCTGGTCGGCAGTATCCTGCCGCTCGCGGCCGGCATGCTGCTCGGCAATCTGGACCGTGAGATGCGCAACTTTCTCGGCCGCGCTGTGCCTGTGATGATTCCGTTCTTCGCCTTGGCGCTGGGCGCGAGCCTCGACCTGCACAAAGTATGGCAGGCCGGCTTGCTCGGCATGGGCCTCGGCGTCGCGGTGGTGATCGTGACCGGCATCCCCCTGTATTTGACCGATCGGCTAACCGGCGGCACGGGTGTCGCAGGCGTGGCGGCAGCCAACACGGCAGGCAACGGCGCGGCTGTGCCGGCGCTGATTGCAGCGGCCAACCCGGTCTATGCAGAGGCCGCGAAGAGCGCGACCTTGCTGGTCGCCTCGTGCGTCGTCGTGACTGCGATCGTGTCGCCGATTCTCACTGCGGCCGTCGCAAAGCGGGTCGGCAAGCACGCCGACGCCAGCCGCGCTGCTGCCTTGGAGGCAACCCGGTGAGCAACACGAGCATTCTGATCATCGCCGACGACCTGTCCGGCGCCGCCGACTGCGCGATTGCGTTTGCGGGCGCGGGGCGCAGTACGGCGGTCACGCTGAACGCGTCGCGCGCGATGGGCGCGGCGGAGGTGATCGCGGTGGACACGGACACGCGCCGCATGCCGCCGGCCGAAGCGGCGCACTGCACCCGCGCCGCGTGGCTGGCGCAGCGCCGGCCGGGGCGGCGTCTGTACAAGAAAATCGATTCGACCTTACGCGGTAACTGGGCTGCGGAAGTAGCCGCGTTGCAGCCGCTCGCGGGCCTCGCCATCGTCGCCACGGCCTTTCCTGCCACCGGGCGCACCGTGCGTGAGGGCCGCGTATTCGTGCGCGGCGTGCCGCTCGAAAACACGGAAACGTGGAAGCTCGAACATGCCGCGCGTTCCGCAGACCTCAACGCCATGGTCGAGGCGGTCGGCTTGCGTACCGCACCGTTGGGTGTCGACGCGCTGCGTGGCGATCCCGCAGCGTTGCGTGATGCCATTGCCGCGGAGGCGAGCAGCGGCGCGCAGGCGCTCATCGTCGATGCGGAAACAGATGCGGATTTG is a window of Paraburkholderia sp. IMGN_8 DNA encoding:
- a CDS encoding 2-keto-3-deoxygluconate permease, encoding MAQLPIKRAIERVPGGMMIVPLLFGALIATFLPNMPKFFGSFTNALFTGALPILAVFYVCMGSSIDVKATPYLLKKGGALFAAKVGSAILVGVVLGHFLGEQPVSSGLFAGMSTLAVVAAMNDTNGGLYMALMGQYGKSEDVGAYTIMSLESGPFLTMVTLGVAGLSAFPWQTLVGSILPLAAGMLLGNLDREMRNFLGRAVPVMIPFFALALGASLDLHKVWQAGLLGMGLGVAVVIVTGIPLYLTDRLTGGTGVAGVAAANTAGNGAAVPALIAAANPVYAEAAKSATLLVASCVVVTAIVSPILTAAVAKRVGKHADASRAAALEATR
- a CDS encoding DeoR/GlpR family DNA-binding transcription regulator, which encodes MKVTNRREAMLKAVLSGMNDVGALCEHFGMSEATVRRDLRALADERLVVRTYGGAAASVGIHEPEESLDLRRESFREQKDAIAQVAVSHVQDGDTIFLDGGTTTAALARLLAGRRDIRVVTNNLLAIGLLASSEVPVTLIGGDLRPSSMSTLGPLAQIALNRLSVDKAFLGADGVVAGRGLCEATAEQAYLKECIIRQAASVFVLVTSHKLDRASQQHWTPLERDWTLVTDAQPGAPELATFLLHGEVTIETASQQAGQSPPHGKS
- a CDS encoding alkaline phosphatase family protein: MFVRRQFPLATALALCLSISLGAYGETGVTSSVATASVPRPRDGVQTATPIKHLVVIFGENVSFDHYFGTYPNALNPAGEPTFSALPNTRRINGLLDGLLRSNPNSTNAANGSDAADPFRLDRSQALTASQDHAYKPEQLAFDNGAMDLFPKYTGRTSATGGSSALYTKGLVMGYYDGNTVTALWNYAQHFALNDNSFDTTFGPSTPGALNLISGQTNGATVATTMNTNNRNLVSDGADGLTVVGDLDPTGDVCSKGTTISMQGKNVGDLLNAKNISWGWFEGGFDLSARNANGTTGCARSSHSPVVQGYKVDYVPHHQPFQYYASTANPKHERPASVAAIGTSSDGGANHQYDIDDFYAAVSAGNFPAVSFLKAPAYQDAHAGNSDPLDEQAFVTKVINFLQQQDDWKSTAVVLAYDDSDGWYDHVSHVVNGSTSTQDALNGPNTCGRGTPLDGLTGVPVQGRCGYGPRLPLLVVSPYAKANYIDHTLTDQTSVLRFIEDNWLNGARVGQGSFDVMAGAINNMFDFGSPQNSKLFLDTVTGQPLR
- a CDS encoding M20/M25/M40 family metallo-hydrolase produces the protein MIEADLVDKMVAWRRALHAHPETAFEEVSTARLVASALRDYGFEVTEGVGKTGVVGTLRRGSGPALGLRADMDALPMVEYNEFEHRSQHSGKMHACGHDGHTAMLLGAAASLSRDTGWHGTARATVGAAKVTLGCKPSMAPEDFAFMAQAKPGAYVWMRVDGPEPGAPLHNPHYDFNDDALATGASYWVNVVKAFGAARV
- a CDS encoding TonB-dependent receptor, whose product is MSSTIMTVAHAADMATLQGHVLSSSDKRPLAGAKIQIRETGTSTITSSDGAFRFTRLPAGQYTLVITPTRSSAVERTVVARADNTTNDDVIVDAPVVSLDHVTVASQRTANVVARATQQSAPNMVTIRTADDIRKAPDVSAAEAVARMPGVSLETDSGEGRYVNIRGLDTNLNSTTFGGIHLPPTNPASAQNGGRAVALDTIPAGMIGKIVVTDTNTPEQDADALGGTIDISPRTLPPSGKPFLDAKLGSGVETLRGSTTQDVEVTAGARFGAHGIAGLGSGITSYSDAPFTFIGTFAYNQDHRGVDDEENAYVDAAGVPNKAYAQTDPRFYNYHRKRLGYGGELDFQPNADNKWYFRYYNFGYTENVNRQDLQTNFTGNPVQNANGTLTDTATYAKGLRDEKETLRTQLFALGGENRIGPGKIDYRAGFTSGTYDKPYDLNSTFNNGAPATVTYYPGFDYATQSIVSGPNPSDPAGYTLGQIVNSSQYVKTNEWSANVNYTLPAHFTSAEDEQFKFGAGLRRMTFASAQSTHTYSPAAGIPLSQAVFGAPNVFYNGMYNIGPSISDGVMSGLYGAAAANGNVTGNPLKDAAAFSAINENIYSMYGQYQFGWGRLGVLAGLRGEWTQDTFSGNLINGSSVTPNQTANNYFNLFPSVQLRYDFTPTLVGRAIYSSTIARPGFAQSSASVLADAGTGTVTTGNPNLKPTTSQNFDIQFEKYLPHGGIISLGAFDKSMTDYVVGQSSTVFSSPYLPGYSGPIKLVSFANVSSARVRGITANYEQHFTQLPGFLSGLGADANWTWTNSHLDIRPGDDHTLPSAPRNSYNASVFYERGPLDMRLSASYVGKSLWAVGSSAATDVYTASRFSLDFGGSYQIRKDVGIYLDVRNILNTPLKFYEGSPDRPIQREFYGPTVMVGMTIRE
- a CDS encoding TetR/AcrR family transcriptional regulator, translated to MLRNPVAGRGSSGPGQAAGERGAAGRAERQARVLAKAAEYFVEHWLNAQTRAIVDVCGVSRRLLYSLFASKAALIDVVYRHEIVGTFKVMWFVQLKGRSVPIEGRLNTFCREYYVTLLTRRWLRLFLYSSLEDMKMAPTYANAVVTHALEIIVLEAAYELGRSAPSDPAHLTELGWLLHGAVSHLAIRHRIYSNDNTMPSGAVIAMHVRAFLTGMGRATVLAAPRSVCEVIND